One window of the Hemitrygon akajei chromosome 5, sHemAka1.3, whole genome shotgun sequence genome contains the following:
- the LOC140727567 gene encoding exosomal polycystin-1-interacting protein-like, whose product MVTTTAASNQLLLLALCCCACISVLRSSNHTLIFQKESNFRNCSCISSIPDCVVARANLGCNCRTVLSKDIDKASPTFSHGSKLVVWVSDTTTVGLLLNYSSVPSLTLSLCNPDAVLTEYLVIFGLKELSVTNPTANVYPLQNLTIYSTRGAVVESALQNGTGFSFYISFLNMALLNGDSKLKAYSVPNVTNIAEYFPDLQYDTASLPLETGSSLVTFIYV is encoded by the coding sequence ATGGTGACGACAACTGCAGCATCAAACCAGCTGCTGCTCTTAGCTCTATGCTGCTGTGCTTGCATCTCTGTGTTAAGGAGCAGCAACCACACACTAATCTTTCAAAAGGAGAGCAACTTCCGGAACTGCAGCTGTATCTCCAGCATTCCAGACTGCGTGGTCGCTCGTGCCAACCTCGGGTGCAACTGTCGGACTGTCTTGTCTAAGGATATCGATAAAGCCAGCCCAACCTTTAGCCACGGCAGCAAGTTAGTCGTGTGGGTGTCAGACACCACTACAGTGGGGCTGCTGCTAAACTACTCGTCAGTCCCAAGCCTCACACTTTCGTTGTGCAACCCTGATGCTGTGCTGACTGAATACCTTGTCATCTTTGGCCTGAAAGAACTCAGTGTGACAAATCCTACAGCAAACGTGTATCCACTGCAAAACTTAACGATATACAGCACAAGAGGAGCAGTGGTCGAGTCAGCTTTGCAGAATGGTACTGGGTTTTCGTTCTACATTTCCTTCTTGAACATGGCGCTATTAAATGGAGATTCTAAATTAAAAGCCTACTCAGTGCCAAATGTCACCAACATTGCAGAATATTTTCCAGACCTTCAATATGACACAGCTTCTCTGCCTTTGGAGACTGGCAGTTCCCTTGTTACATTCATCTATGTTTAG